One Longimicrobiales bacterium DNA window includes the following coding sequences:
- a CDS encoding F0F1 ATP synthase subunit C, whose protein sequence is MLDAMLAVFQDAALDADTAKNNLSLLGAGIGIGLSVIGAGIGIGQIGAGATQGIARQPEAAATIQTAAIILAALIEGAALFGLVITILYKFF, encoded by the coding sequence ATGCTCGACGCAATGCTGGCTGTGTTCCAGGACGCGGCCCTCGACGCCGACACCGCCAAGAACAACCTGAGCTTGCTCGGCGCCGGGATCGGCATCGGTCTCTCGGTCATCGGCGCCGGTATCGGCATCGGTCAGATCGGCGCAGGCGCAACGCAGGGTATCGCACGTCAGCCTGAGGCAGCCGCCACGATTCAGACGGCCGCCATCATTCTGGCTGCGCTGATCGAGGGCGCTGCGCTCTTCGGTCTCGTCATCACGATCCTCTACAAGTTCTTCTAG
- the atpB gene encoding F0F1 ATP synthase subunit A, whose translation MKLLGMLSMFQGGAQEYAPAAEGTPPDLQGMLMHHLLDGKEIEFEVLGRGFVWHLPTWEPIHIGSLTLDLSPTKHIVFLFLSAVLLLFVFLPIGRAMKGKYKDRAPSGLANAMEALVLYFRDEVVRRNIGHGADAYTGYILTLFFFILAMNFLGLVPFGSAASGNFMVTGALALVTFIVVEISGMRALGFQGYMKTIFYAPPGLNPVGTAIMLVILTPVEFLGKLTKPFALMIRLFANMLAGHTLVLSLLGMIFMFASGGAVIAGGVAAASVTMVIGIMLLEVFVAFLQAYIFAMLTAVFIGLIRHAH comes from the coding sequence ATGAAGCTCTTAGGAATGCTCAGCATGTTTCAGGGTGGCGCGCAGGAATACGCGCCGGCGGCGGAGGGGACTCCGCCGGACCTGCAGGGCATGCTCATGCACCATTTGCTCGACGGTAAGGAGATCGAGTTCGAGGTCCTGGGTAGGGGCTTTGTTTGGCATCTCCCCACCTGGGAGCCCATTCACATCGGCTCGCTCACGCTCGATCTGTCGCCTACGAAGCACATTGTCTTCCTCTTCTTGTCCGCCGTCCTGTTGTTGTTCGTGTTTCTGCCGATCGGCCGGGCTATGAAGGGCAAGTACAAGGATCGCGCTCCGAGTGGGCTGGCGAATGCCATGGAGGCTCTCGTCCTCTACTTTCGGGACGAGGTGGTCCGGCGAAACATCGGCCATGGAGCCGATGCTTACACTGGATATATCCTTACGCTGTTCTTCTTCATTCTGGCCATGAACTTCTTGGGGCTCGTTCCCTTTGGTTCAGCGGCCAGTGGAAACTTCATGGTCACCGGCGCCTTGGCCCTGGTCACCTTCATCGTCGTAGAGATCTCCGGCATGCGCGCCCTAGGGTTCCAGGGTTACATGAAGACGATCTTTTACGCCCCGCCGGGGCTCAATCCGGTGGGGACGGCGATCATGCTCGTGATTCTTACCCCGGTGGAATTTCTCGGGAAGCTCACGAAGCCGTTCGCTTTGATGATTCGTTTGTTCGCGAACATGTTGGCCGGGCACACGCTCGTCCTGTCCCTGTTAGGGATGATCTTCATGTTTGCGAGTGGTGGAGCTGTGATCGCCGGTGGTGTAGCGGCGGCCTCGGTCACGATGGTTATCGGGATTATGCTCCTGGAGGTCTTCGTGGCCTTCTTGCAGGCCTACATCTTTGCGATGCTGACTGCGGTCTTCATTGGCCTCATTAGGCATGCGCACTAA
- a CDS encoding AtpZ/AtpI family protein: MLYLCAYLSAVKELDLAGDQRGGDPREIMRASGQFMGHGLQLALSVLLFLGVGAWLDSRLDTGPFLMLLGAFVGACAGFYSLYYHIVIEPKLRKKDSHE; this comes from the coding sequence GTGCTCTATCTGTGTGCGTATCTGTCAGCAGTGAAGGAGTTGGACTTGGCAGGAGACCAGCGGGGGGGTGACCCTCGAGAGATCATGAGAGCCTCTGGGCAATTCATGGGACACGGACTCCAGTTGGCACTCTCGGTCCTTCTTTTTTTGGGCGTGGGGGCGTGGTTGGACTCTAGGCTCGACACGGGGCCGTTCCTGATGCTTCTGGGAGCGTTTGTCGGAGCATGTGCTGGATTCTATAGTCTCTATTACCACATTGTGATCGAACCCAAGTTGCGGAAGAAAGACTCGCATGAATAA
- a CDS encoding MoxR family ATPase: protein MSDTALVDRDIELLERVAEVSELMRREVSRKIVGQHEVVDELLNALMANGHALLVGVPGLAKTLLIQTVAEALDLNFSRIQFTPDLMPTDITGTEVIEEDRTTGKRVFRFVKGPIFANIVLADEINRTPPKTQAALLEAMQERSVTAAGDTYQLSPPFFVLATQNPIEQEGTYPLPEAQLDRFMLELPIYYPTKDEEEEIAMKTTGAEQDEIRPVITAEELIELQGLVRRIPAPPSLVSFAVRLARSTRPGADAAKVCAKYAAWGAGPRASQYLVLGAKARAASRGSAIPSYDDVRAIAPAVLAHRVVLNFEAEADGRKTRDVIRELLEESQGWT from the coding sequence ATGTCAGACACAGCACTCGTCGACCGCGACATCGAACTACTCGAACGGGTAGCCGAGGTTTCGGAATTGATGCGCCGCGAGGTCAGTCGGAAGATCGTCGGACAACACGAAGTCGTAGACGAACTTTTGAACGCCCTGATGGCCAACGGGCACGCGCTGTTAGTTGGTGTCCCGGGCTTGGCGAAGACGCTCCTCATCCAGACTGTGGCAGAGGCTTTGGATCTGAATTTCAGTCGCATCCAGTTCACGCCTGATCTCATGCCTACGGACATCACGGGTACGGAAGTCATCGAAGAAGACCGAACCACCGGAAAAAGAGTCTTCCGGTTTGTGAAAGGACCTATCTTCGCGAACATCGTCTTGGCGGACGAGATCAACCGGACGCCGCCCAAGACGCAGGCTGCCCTGCTAGAGGCGATGCAGGAGCGTTCAGTGACCGCCGCCGGCGACACATACCAACTGAGCCCCCCGTTCTTCGTGCTCGCCACGCAGAACCCCATCGAGCAGGAAGGCACGTACCCTCTTCCGGAAGCTCAACTCGACAGATTCATGCTCGAGCTGCCGATCTATTATCCGACGAAGGACGAAGAGGAAGAGATCGCCATGAAGACCACGGGGGCGGAGCAAGACGAGATCCGACCGGTGATCACGGCGGAAGAACTGATCGAATTGCAGGGACTCGTGAGGCGAATCCCCGCTCCGCCGTCGTTGGTGTCGTTCGCGGTGCGCCTCGCGCGCTCGACGCGCCCGGGGGCCGACGCTGCCAAAGTCTGTGCAAAATACGCAGCATGGGGAGCCGGACCGCGTGCTTCTCAATACCTCGTCCTTGGCGCCAAGGCTCGTGCGGCCTCGCGAGGTTCGGCCATCCCATCGTATGATGACGTGCGCGCGATAGCACCCGCCGTTCTCGCCCACCGCGTGGTCTTGAACTTCGAAGCCGAGGCGGACGGTCGTAAAACACGTGATGTAATTCGGGAGCTCCTCGAGGAGAGCCAAGGTTGGACATAG
- a CDS encoding hemolysin family protein, translating to MTGMVLGLIGLFLLLSALLTAAETAAFQIGSSRLRTLQEEGFAGAEALTEVRRHAALVGSSVRLATGVLNLTAMGAGIVTGAWTLGNGSPWVNLVVGVLFVLVGGDIAPRLIAARNPVRLALSSASGLLALTRVTRFVAVPVSRLEEAWVGRGDEDVSTEERELREIQEIGQEAGILEESENILVERAFRLDELAAWDVMVPRVDIFAWEEELVLSDIHDSLADVPYSRVPVYRNSVDNVTGIVYVREVYERLANGQRDVKLSELSRDPFFVPGSLSCAQLLRDFQSRRIHMGIVADEFGGTDGLVTLEDVVEELVGEIHDETDVAEQGVVRVSDFAVECDAGADVRDINEALSVALPKVEHRSLNGLILEELGHVPPEGETFERHGVRIDIIEASETQVLRARVTRLPTVTGPDSD from the coding sequence ATGACGGGTATGGTGCTAGGCCTCATCGGGCTTTTCCTCTTGCTGTCCGCACTTCTCACCGCGGCTGAGACGGCCGCGTTCCAGATCGGCTCGTCCCGGCTTCGTACGCTCCAAGAAGAAGGTTTCGCCGGCGCCGAGGCCCTCACGGAGGTTCGCCGACACGCAGCGCTCGTAGGGTCCAGCGTGCGGCTAGCGACGGGAGTGCTGAACCTCACTGCAATGGGAGCGGGCATTGTGACCGGGGCATGGACCCTCGGGAACGGCAGCCCCTGGGTAAATCTCGTGGTTGGGGTTCTGTTCGTGCTCGTTGGCGGCGATATCGCCCCGCGCCTGATCGCGGCTCGCAATCCGGTACGGTTGGCGCTGTCCTCGGCGTCGGGCCTCCTGGCCCTGACCCGCGTGACTCGATTCGTCGCGGTGCCCGTGTCTCGCCTTGAGGAGGCTTGGGTCGGACGCGGTGATGAGGACGTGAGCACCGAAGAGCGAGAACTCCGCGAAATCCAGGAGATCGGCCAAGAAGCTGGAATCCTCGAGGAATCGGAGAATATCTTGGTCGAGCGAGCCTTTCGACTCGACGAACTCGCGGCTTGGGACGTAATGGTCCCGCGCGTCGACATCTTCGCATGGGAGGAAGAGCTCGTCCTCAGTGACATCCACGATTCGCTCGCCGATGTCCCTTATAGTCGGGTCCCCGTGTACCGCAACTCAGTGGACAACGTCACTGGCATCGTCTACGTACGTGAGGTCTACGAGCGATTGGCGAACGGGCAACGAGACGTGAAACTCAGCGAACTGTCGCGAGACCCGTTCTTCGTGCCGGGCTCGCTGTCGTGTGCCCAGTTGCTCCGGGACTTCCAATCCCGACGGATCCACATGGGTATCGTTGCCGACGAATTCGGTGGCACGGATGGTCTCGTCACGTTGGAAGACGTGGTGGAAGAACTCGTTGGTGAGATCCACGACGAGACCGACGTCGCAGAACAAGGGGTGGTTCGCGTTTCCGACTTCGCCGTTGAGTGCGATGCAGGGGCCGACGTGCGTGACATCAACGAAGCACTCAGCGTGGCACTTCCGAAGGTCGAACATCGGTCACTTAATGGTCTCATCCTGGAGGAACTGGGCCACGTCCCTCCTGAAGGTGAGACCTTCGAGCGCCACGGTGTCCGCATCGACATCATCGAGGCTTCAGAGACTCAGGTTCTGCGCGCGCGTGTGACGCGCCTGCCCACCGTTACAGGCCCAGACTCGGACTGA
- a CDS encoding gamma carbonic anhydrase family protein: MHSSAFLAPTAVLIGDVTIGENSSVWFGAVLRGDDPDNGIIVGARTSVQDNCVVHVGAWQPTVIGADVTVGHGAKFESCTIGDRTVVGMNAVILQRATIGEECLLAAGTVVLEGAAIPARSVVAGVPGVIKKTLEGSAAEWIAGGGGHYVELSREYLAQGIQGDACE; encoded by the coding sequence GTGCACTCTTCTGCGTTTCTGGCCCCAACCGCAGTTCTAATCGGAGACGTCACGATCGGAGAGAACTCGAGCGTTTGGTTCGGGGCGGTGCTGAGAGGAGACGACCCGGATAACGGGATCATCGTCGGCGCACGCACGAGCGTCCAAGACAACTGTGTGGTGCACGTGGGTGCCTGGCAGCCGACCGTCATCGGGGCTGACGTGACGGTGGGGCACGGCGCGAAATTCGAGAGTTGTACGATCGGGGACCGGACCGTGGTGGGGATGAACGCGGTCATCCTCCAACGCGCGACGATCGGTGAAGAATGCCTGCTCGCCGCTGGCACAGTTGTTCTCGAGGGCGCGGCGATCCCGGCCAGAAGCGTCGTGGCAGGAGTGCCCGGCGTGATTAAGAAGACGCTGGAGGGGTCCGCCGCCGAGTGGATCGCCGGCGGAGGGGGACACTACGTCGAGCTGTCGCGCGAGTATCTCGCCCAGGGCATCCAAGGGGATGCATGTGAATGA